One Pristiophorus japonicus isolate sPriJap1 unplaced genomic scaffold, sPriJap1.hap1 HAP1_SCAFFOLD_3142, whole genome shotgun sequence genomic region harbors:
- the LOC139249478 gene encoding uncharacterized protein, which produces MGAFSFSVLSVSLSLSVPPLSHSLSPLSLTLCPPSLSLSVPPLSHSLSPLSLTLCPPSLSLSVPPLSHSLSPLSLTLCPLSLSHSLSPLSLTLCPSSLSLSVPPLSHSLSPLSLTLCPPSLSLSVPPLSHSLSPLSLTLCPLSLSHSLSPLSLSLSVPSLSLSVTSLSRRSLSLSLSPLSRCSLSSLSLSLSLSLSLSLSLSLHSLSSLSSLSVPSVSHSLPPLSLTLCPLSLTLCPLSLTLCPLSLVTLCPLSFSSRSLSLSLSLSLTLCPLSLVALCPFSLSLSLTSLSVLFLSRHSLSSLCPLSRRSLSSLSSLSVLSRRSLSSLVTLCPLSLSLSLSLSLSSLSLLSRRSLSSLLLLSLSSRSLSSLSLAHSPLSLSLTLLSLSRSLSSLSLAHSPLSLSLTLLSLSHSLSSLSLSLTLLSLSLTLLSLSLTLLSLSRSLSSLSRSLSSLSLAHSPLSLSLTLLSLSRSLSSLSLAHSPLSLSLTLLSLSRSLSSLSLAHSPLSLSLTLLSLALLSLSRSLSSLSLAHSPLSLSLTLLSLSLAHSPLSLAHSPLSLSLTLSSLSLTLLSLSRSLSSLSLAHSPLSLSLTLLSLSRSLSSLSLTLLSLAHSPLSLAHSPLSRSLSSLSLAHSPLSLSLTLLSLSLAHSPLSLSRSLSSLSLAHSPLSLSLTLLSLSRSLSSLSLAHSPLSLSLTLLSLSLSLTLLSLSLAHSPLSFSLAHSPLSFSLAHSPLSLSLTLLSLSLSLTLLSLSLSLTLLSFSLAHSPLSFSLAHSPLSFSLAHSPLSFSLAHSPLSFSLAHSPLSFSLAHSPLSLLSLSLAHSPLSRSLSSLSLTLLSLSLTLLSLSLTLLSLSLAHLSSPLLSLAHSPLSLRCIDCSSRIAALSDVLRARGGKDVKQQLKTKLEL; this is translated from the coding sequence ATGGGTGCGTTCTCCTTCTCtgtcctctctgtttctctctcactctctgtcccccctctctctcactctctgtcccccctctctctcactctctgtcccccctctctctcactctctgtccctcctctctctcactctctgtcccccctctctctcactctctgtcccccctctctctcactctctgtcccccctctctctcactctctgtcccccctctctctcactctctgtcccctctctctctctcactctctgtcccccctctctctcactctctgtccctcctctctctcactctctgtcccccctctctctcactctctgtcccccctctctctcactctctgtcccccctctctctcactctctgtcccccctctctctcactctctgtcccccctctctctcactctctgtcccctctctctctctcactctctgtcccctctctctctctcactctctgtcccctctctctcactctctgtcacctctctctctcgtcgctctctctctctctctctgtcccctctctctcgttgctctctgtcctctctctctctctctctctctctctctctctctctctctctctctctctcacttcactctctgtcctctctctcgtcgctctctgtcccctctgtctctcactctctgccccctctctctctcactctctgtcccctctctctcactctctgtcccctctctctcactctctgtcccctctctctcgtcactctctgtcccctctctttctcgtcgcgctctctctctctctctctctctctctctctcactctctgtcccctctctctcgttgctctctgtcctttctctctctctctctctctcacttcactCTCTGTCCTATTTCTCTCTCGtcactctctgtcctctctctgtcctctctctcgtcgctctctgtcctctctctcgtcgctctctgtcctctctcgtcgctctctgtcctctctcgtcactctctgtcctctctctctctctctctctctctctctctctctctcgtcactctctctcctctctcgtcgctctctgtcctctctcctcttgctctcactctcctctcgctcactctcctctctctctctcgctcactctcctctctctctctcgctcactctcctctctctctctcgctcactctcctctctctctctcgctcactctcctctctctctctcgctcactctcctctctctctctcactcactctcctctctctctctctcgctcactctcctctctctctcgctcactctcctctctctctcgctcactctcctctctctctctcgctcactctcctctctctctcgctcactctcctctctctctctcgctcactctcctctctctctctcgctcactctcctctctctctctcgctcactctcctctctctctctcgctcactctcctctctctctctcgctcactctcctctctctctctcgctcactctcctctctctctctcgctcactctcctctctctctctcgctcactctcctctctctcgctctcctctctctctctcgctcactctcctctctctctctcgctcactctcctctctctctctcgctcactctcctctctctctctctcgctcactctcctctctctctcgctcactctcctctctctctctcgctcactctctcctctctctcgctcactctcctctctctctctcgctcactctcctctctctctctcgctcactctcctctctctctctcgctcactctcctctctctctctcgctcactctcctctctatcgctcactctcctctctctcgctcactctcctctctctctcgctcactctcctctctctcgctcactctcctctctctctctcgctcactctcctctctctctctcgctcactctcctctctctctctctcgctcactctcctctctctctctctcgctcactctcctctctctctctcgctcactctcctctctctctctcgctcactctcctctctctctctcgctcactctcctctctctctctcgctcactctcctctctctctctcgctcactctcctctctctttctctctcgctcactctcctctctctctctctcgctcactctcctctctctttctctctcgctcactctcctctctctttctctctcgctcactctcctctctctctctcgctcactctcctctctctttctctctcgctcactctcctctctctttctctctcgctcactctcctctctttctctctcgctcactctcctctctctttctctctcgctcactctcctctctctttctctctcgctcactctcctctctctttctctctcgctcactctcctctttctttctctctcgctcactctcctctctctttctctctcgctcactctcctctctctctcctctctctctctctcgctcactctcctctctctcgctcactctcctctctctcgctcactctcctctccctctcgctcactctcctctccctctcgctcactctcctctctctctctctcgctcacctctcctctcctctcctctctctcgctcactctcctctctcgctccGCTGTATTGACTGTTCGTCTCGGATAGCTGCACTATCTGATGTCCTGAGAGCACGGGGAGGGAAGGATGTCAAACAGCAACTTAAAACCAAGTTGGAACTGTGA